A DNA window from Hordeum vulgare subsp. vulgare chromosome 1H, MorexV3_pseudomolecules_assembly, whole genome shotgun sequence contains the following coding sequences:
- the LOC123441872 gene encoding kinetochore protein SPC25 homolog → MAEDMEARRAACERRLDAFGDRIAALQSSIRASARQELEAGPEHPRPSMAEDMEAQRAALERRFAASRDRFASFKSSITRSGAHQVLSRVEDLAFIRVAEDLAGLKKKLLGLESDLGQALSLNFRRQLECERLRESISAEDAEREQLIGQLTDQVDRRGRCATVISNALEAVQALETKADEDDTWRTDIQKALRWYQEFLGFQVITGGEGLKFVFDKVDLQSPEKEFSVSLKIDNDRYILLQCSPAVEDSEELMKDLNLSNNLAKFARIIRQRFQAAALAGDLPASPTVCSDASALPISSPVIKSVDSRSKNDRDRSNPQSKNMKPLLPAKRQASALSAASPSSVRRSPRFVGKDVVQNLSRSHQHKTGR, encoded by the exons ATGGCGGAGGACATGGAGGCGCGGCGGGCGGCGTGCGAGCGCCGGCTCGACGCCTTCGGAGACCGAATCGCCGCCCTCCAGTCGTCCATCCGCGCCTCCGCCCGCCAGGAGCTGGAAGCAGGTCCGGAGCATCCGCGGCCCAGTATGGCGGAGGACATGGAGGCGCAGCGGGCGGCGTTAGAGCGGCGATTCGCCGCCAGCCGAGACCGATTCGCCTCCTTCAAGTCGTCCATCACCCGCTCCGGCGCCCACCAGGTCCTCTCGCGTGTAG AGGACCTCGCATTTATCCGTGTTGCAGAGGACCTCGCCGGACTCAAGAAGAAGTTGCTGGGCCTGGAGTCCGACCTAGGGCAAGCTCTGTCCC TTAACTTCCGCAGGCAGTTAGAATGCGAGCGCCTCAGGGAGTCGATTTCAGCCGAGGATGCTGAGAGGGAGCAGCTAATTGGCCAGCTCACCGACCAGGTGGACAGGAGAGGGCGGTGTGCCACGGTCATATCGAATGCGCTCGAGG CTGTCCAGGCTCTTGAAACAAAGGCTGATGAAGATGATACATGGAGGACAGACATACAAAAAGCTCTTCGCTGGTATCAAGAGTTCCTTGGCTTCCAGGTCATTACCGGAGGAGAAG GCCTGAAATTTGTATTTGACAAGGTTGACTTGCAAAGTCCTGAGAAGGAGTTCTCAGTTTCCTTAAAGATTGACAATGATAGATATATCT TACTTCAATGCAGTCCAGCCGTGGAAGATTCTGAGGAACTGATGAAGGATTTGAACCTCAGTAACAATCTAGCCAAGTTTGCAAGAATAATCCGACAGAGGTTCCAGGCTGCTGCTTTGGCTG GGGATCTTCCTGCAAGCCCAACTGTTTGTTCAGATGCTTCCGCTCTACCCATATCATCTCCGGTGATAAAGTCAGTTGACTCCAGAAGCAAAAATGATAGAGATAGAAGTAATCCTCAAAGTAAGAACATGAAGCCGCTTCTTCCTGCTAAGAGACAAGCTTCTGCCCTATCGGCAGCATCTCCTAGTTCTGTGCGTCGGTCCCCGCGTTTTGTG GGAAAAGACGTTGTCCAGAACCTGAGCCGAAGCCACCAACACAAGACAGGGAGATGA
- the LOC123441768 gene encoding respirasome Complex Assembly Factor 1-like produces the protein MAKAKPSTSSAKKQAARSQGAQRGGGGGGHAAPSGLARYLDPEAPWDKDQLLDAVHWIRQAVGLACGLLWGAVPLVGAAWIVLFVAISSGIIYWYYAQLLKVDEEEFGGHGALLQEGMFASFTLFLLSWILVYSLAHF, from the exons ATGGCGAAGGCGAAGCCGTCGACGTCCTCGGCGAAGAAGCAGGCGGCGAGGAGCCAGGGGGCgcagcggggcggcggcggcggagggcacGCGGCGCCGTCCGGGCTGGCGCGGTACCTCGACCCGGAGGCGCCGTGGGACAAGGACCAGCTGCTGGACGCGGTGCACTGGATCCGGCAGGCCGTGGGGCTCGCCTGCGGCCTCCTCTGGGGCGCCGTCCCGCTCGTCGGCGCCGCCTGGATCGTCCT GTTCGTGGCCATTTCCTCTGGCATAATTTACTGGTACTATGCGCAACTATTGAAGGTCGATGAGGAAGAGTTTGGAGGCCACGGCGCGCTGCTTCAGGAGGGGATGTTCGCGTCTTTCACCCTTTTCCTG CTTTCATGGATTCTTGTATACAGTCTGGCTCACTTTTGA